In one window of Zygosaccharomyces rouxii strain CBS732 chromosome E complete sequence DNA:
- the KRE29 gene encoding Smc5-Smc6 complex subunit KRE29 (weakly similar to uniprot|P40026 Saccharomyces cerevisiae YER038C KRE29 Essential protein of unknown function heterozygous mutant shows haploinsufficiency in K1 killer toxin resistance) — MSSDSDEDAIIFRQNVNDNELDSSSSSSSSTDEDDRLLQTLKRTSYSSRRVTRSSPIKKSKSVQIQKFDLGRNFDPQLASSLDRIQNVKDEVDNPSTVTTVKEQKSNTVRSRIKPRDASSQYIDLIVRETISGRYIDWHFISNDTRFEDVDIDDELIEDSDNHAVRDAIRRKYPTLLELIESLGADLSLLQEDKPLTRKRDYDSLSEMTPVDSMMRAIGCYQDDKQFIKYLLCFILDRKIWESQDCDDDWCSQMLESVGDEQIIDFYLSLVDPKDYFMHYRLSRCISRLQSPLIHRIIRPITIEEEFTQLIEDKNYESLLYFTLFVYGSHEMPFGPSSRTQYFKDCVEDMCNEGTNAVELSLLRGLLSLFLKIRIS; from the coding sequence ATGAGTTCAGattcagatgaagatgcaatAATTTTCCGTCAAAAtgttaatgataatgagTTAGATTCATCAAGTTCATCCTCGTCATcaactgatgaagatgatagaTTACTACAAACTTTGAAGAGAACTTCATACTCAAGTAGAAGAGTAACTAGATCATCACCGATaaagaaatccaaatctgtgcaaattcaaaaatttgacctTGGTAGGAATTTCGATCCACAATTAGCTAGTTCGTTGGACAGAATCCAAAATGTCAAAGATGAGGTTGACAATCCCTCGACTGTGACGACCGTTAAGGAACAAAAGAGTAATACCGTTAGATCCCGCATCAAGCCAAGGGACGCCTCCTCTCAATATATCGATTTAATCGTTAGGGAGACAATATCTGGTCGTTATATCGATTGGCATTTCATTAGTAACGATACAAGGtttgaagatgtggatatagatgatgaattgataGAAGATTCCGATAACCATGCTGTCAGAGATGCTATACGTAGGAAGTACCCTACACTTCTGGAGTTAATAGAATCATTGGGAGCAGATCTAAGTTTGCTTCAAGAGGATAAACCTTTGACTAGAAAACGAGATTATGATTCATTATCTGAAATGACACCAGTTGATTCTATGATGAGAGCCATTGGATGTTATCAAGACGATAAACAGTTTATCAAATACCTGTTGTGTTTTATACTTGACAGGAAAATTTGGGAGTCTCAAGATTGTGATGACGATTGGTGTTCTCAAATGTTGGAATCTGTAGGTGATGAGCAAATTATCGATTTCTATTTATCACTCGTAGATCCCAAAGACTATTTCATGCATTACAGATTATCAAGATGTATATCACGATTACAATCACCACTAATACACCGAATAATCCGTCCAATAaccattgaagaagaatttaccCAGTTGATAGAAGATAAAAATTACGAATCCCTACTGTATTTTACATTATTCGTCTATGGATCGCATGAGATGCCATTCGGACCTTCTTCGAGGACTCAGTATTTCAAGGATTGTGTGGAAGACATGTGTAATGAGGGCACAAACGCCGTAGAATTATCACTGCTGAGAGGTTTACTAAGTCTTTTCCTAAAGATACGAATATCTTAA
- a CDS encoding uncharacterized protein (similar to uniprot|P53078 Saccharomyces cerevisiae YGL224C SDT1 Pyrimidine nucleotidase overexpression suppresses the 6-AU sensitivity of transcription elongation factor S-II as well as resistance to other pyrimidine derivatives or to YER037W uniprot|P40025 Saccharomyces cerevisiae YER037W PHM8), translated as MTIAKDSQREYRLHILKQLEENARHLETLDYSGSKVTFPLDQGIPEPDPHAKVFFFDIDNCLYHRSTNIHEIMQQSIRSYLINELSIDEDEAETLNQGYYKEYGLAIRGLMMFHGIDAMEYNRTVDDSLPLQHILKPDLQLRKVLYELRQRGHIDKMWLFTNAYKHHALRVVRILGIADLFDGITYTDYNVGPNSLICKPDPRAFEKAKLESGLGDYSNAYFIDDSGNNVEQGLLLGMSKCIQVVEDNHVDEILGNIPMGALLVNSVSDLPRAVPELFK; from the coding sequence ATGACTATTGCCAAAGACTCTCAGAGAGAGTACCGTTTACACATTCTAAAGCAATTAGAGGAAAATGCAAGGCATTTGGAAACACTAGACTATTCAGGCTCTAAAGTCACTTTTCCACTAGACCAAGGCATCCCCGAACCTGACCCCCATGCTAAAGTGTTTTTCTTCGATATCGATAACTGTCTTTACCACCGTTCTACCAACATTCATGAAATAATGCAGCAGTCTATTCGTAGCTATTTAATAAATGAGTTGAGTATTGACGAAGACGAGGCAGAGACCTTGAATCAGGGTTATTACAAAGAATATGGGTTAGCCATTAGAGGGCTGATGATGTTTCATGGTATAGATGCAATGGAATACAATAGAACGGTTGATGATTCATTACCTTTGCAGCACATCTTAAAGCCAGATTTACAGTTGAGAAAAGTTTTGTATGAGCTAAGGCAAAGAGGACACATCGATAAGATGTGGTTATTTACGAATGCTTACAAACACCATGCCCTAAGAGTGGTTAGAATACTTGGGATTGCAGATTTGTTTGATGGTATTACTTACACGGATTACAATGTTGGGCcaaattcattaatttGTAAGCCTGATCCTAGAGCGTTTGAAAAGgccaaattggaaagtggGCTAGGTGATTATTCCAACGCATATTTCATTGACGATAGCGGCAATAATGTTGAACAGGGACTTTTACTAGGAATGAGCAAATGCATTCAAGTTGTGGAAGATAATCATGtggatgaaattttggGTAATATTCCAATGGGGGCCCTGTTGGTAAATTCAGTTTCGGATCTGCCAAGAGCAGTTCCAGAATTATTCAAATAG
- the COG1 gene encoding Golgi transport complex subunit COG1 (weakly similar to uniprot|P53079 Saccharomyces cerevisiae YGL223C COG1 Essential component of the conserved oligomeric Golgi complex (Cog1p through Cog8p) a cytosolic tethering complex that functions in protein trafficking to mediate fusion of transport vesicles to Golgi compartments) gives MDVDAVGFLRTHSVVEVRDLDLEISGDAAKLYDKFAQELREQYGEILEVTKSVGELFGCLKRGDFELRDLCFRDDLYKLKKLEPLEGTIERENVKESAADDNGAANKVLLISNWSLAISDFVSRFAVSLSSAKLFDQVITQFQNLQEYGQWQEYETVIRDKCEQFVQYLLDSSSNNITFTVGQWARIWSLVFKGTNFPWNGEQVLKLDEILFQSLFQESLDVLMNDTDEEVSKFVHSSEFEQKLNAKILQDIERQFQLLEDLVSQQEEDTTPTFEYPRAVQELDVAQVVENCRLHSIGLTTRSRVQMYNLVDPLIQMINDLQVHGGQSDQVTQLRRKLATVLKNKIPVTDEHKEPNESLTMDQVLEHLMTNQNDSSASRLIRKQINALGA, from the coding sequence ATGGATGTCGATGCAGTTGGATTTTTAAGAACGCACAGCGTTGTAGAAGTTCGAGATCTTGATTTGGAGATTTCTGGCGATGCTGCCAAGCTGTACGACAAGTTTGCACAGGAGCTCAGAGAACAGTACGGAGAGATATTGGAGGTGACGAAGTCTGTTGGAGAGTTGTTTGGTTGTTTGAAGAGAGGTGATTTTGAACTGAGAGATCTTTGTTTTAGGGATGATTTGTACAAGTTGAAGAAGCTAGAGCCTTTGGAGGGAACAATAGAGAGGGAAAATGTAAAGGAAAGTGCTGCGGACGATAACGGTGCTGCCAATAAGGTCCTACTCATCTCGAACTGGTCCTTGGCGATTTCTGATTTTGTATCTAGGTTTGCAGTCTCATTGTCCTCCGCCAAGCTGTTTGATCAGGTAATCACACAGTTCCAAAATCTTCAGGAATATGGCCAGTGGCAGGAGTACGAAACAGTCATCCGTGATAAGTGTGAGCAATTTGTGCAGTACTTGCTGGATTCCTCATCGAATAATATTACATTTACGGTGGGACAATGGGCACGTATTTGGTCACTTGTGTTTAAAGGTACCAACTTTCCCTGGAACGGCGAACaagtgttgaaattggacGAGATACTATTCCAGAGTCTTTTTCAAGAATCACTAGACGTTCTGATGAATGATACCGATGAGGAAGTGTCGAAATTTGTTCATTCTTCCGAATTTGAGCAGAAACTCAATGCCAAGATCTTACAGGATATCGAAcgtcaatttcaattgctCGAAGATCTGGTGTCACAGCAGGAAGAAGACACGACCCCCACATTCGAATACCCACGAGCTGTACAGGAACTGGATGTTGCACAGGTGGTGGAAAACTGTAGGTTACATTCTATTGGGCTTACCACGAGGTCAAGGGTGCAGATGTACAACTTAGTGGACCCACTAATACAAATGATAAACGATTTACAAGTTCACGGAGGTCAATCTGATCAAGTAACACAACTGCGCAGGAAATTAGCTACTGTgttgaagaacaagattcCCGTGACTGATGAGCACAAAGAACCAAACGAATCCCTAACGATGGATCAAGTGCTTGAACATCTAATGACGAATCAAAACGATTCAAGTGCTTCGCGGTTGATTCGTAAACAGATTAATGCGCTAGGAGCATAG